A window of the Drosophila simulans strain w501 chromosome 2L, Prin_Dsim_3.1, whole genome shotgun sequence genome harbors these coding sequences:
- the LOC27209299 gene encoding probable 26S proteasome complex subunit sem1, which translates to MSAPDKEKEKEKEETNNKSEDLGLLEEDDEFEEFPAEDFRVGDDEEELNVWEDNWDDDNVEDDFSQQLKAHLESKKMET; encoded by the exons ATGTCTGCACCAGATAAGGAAAAGGAGAAAGAGAAGGAGGAGACCAACAACAAGAGCGAAGACTTGGGCCTCctggaggaggacgacgagtTCGAAGAGTTTCCCGCCGAAG ATTTCCGCGTTGGCGACGACGAGGAAGAGCTGAATGTGTGGGAGGACAACTGGGACGACGACAACGTGGAGGACGACTTCAGCCAGCAGTTGAAGGCCCATCTGGAGAGCAAAAAAATGGAGACGTAA
- the LOC6731317 gene encoding myosin-10, producing the protein MALSVEIERVMDQGNCLMPDINICQSDLANPTEPIVTKIMVHYLRSFGFRLEPPYKIGTELGHSSREARVFLIRVCRQVERIVQISFPNKTYTYMDIIKPAVKKTLATLSYLFNHLAYYKVFKKKVLGPVEEAIKLKDSLTAEVKAKSQQLEQCSQKTKDCEVAINKLKKDLQDTQAKLLPLKKSCSEHENTLELIEQQQSELDKRIGHWEQLVVEDSQVTELREKIKSASSHVESCKAELASKKQVTNEHRRMIENSQHIATALEKATAVLSQCKVDDYKESLKQLEAVEKQLPTWKVNYQKLLQDAEAKKQELALCEQRYEERNQENDAENHKLQNELKQLQVDVEDRKKRLEDLNNHLIELDQRNLEQDQLYAILSEQIHEALGQNWQTNST; encoded by the exons ATGGCGTTATCAGTCGAAATTGAGAGGGTAATGGACCAGGGCAACTGCCTAATGCCCGACATCAATATCTGCCAAAGCGACTTGGCCAATCCCACGGAGCCGATTGTCACCAAGATCATGGTGCACTATCTGCGGagtttcggctttcgcctggAGCCGCCCTATAAGATTGGCACCGAACTCGGTCACTCGTCGCGGGAGGCGCGCGTCTTTCTCATCCGAGTGTGCCGCCAAGTGGAGCGCATCGTCCAGATCAGCTTTCCCAACAAGACCTACACCTATATGGACATAATTAAACCAG CTGTTAAAAAAACGCTCGCCACTCTGAGCTACCTTTTCAACCACCTGGCCTACTACAAGGTGTTTAAAAAGAAGGTGCTGGGACCAGTAGAGGAGGCCATTAAGCTAAAGGATTCGCTGACAGCCGAGGTGAAGGCCAAGAGTCAACAGCTGGAGCAATGCAGTCAGAAGACGAAGGATTGCGAAGTGGCCATCAACAAACTCAAGAAAGATTTGCAGGATACTCAAGCAAAGCTTCTACCTTTGAAGAAGTCCTGTAGCGAGCATGAAAACACTCTGGAACTcatcgagcagcagcagagtgAGCTGGACAAACGCATCGGTCACTGGGAGCAGCTAGTGGTGGAGGACAGTCAAGTGACTGAACTGCGAGA GAAGATTAAGAGCGCATCGTCGCATGTCGAGAGCTGCAAGGCGGAGCTGGCCAGTAAAAAACAGGTGACGAATGAACATCGCCGGATGATCGAAAACAGTCAACATATAGCCACCGCTTTGGAGAAGGCCACGGCTGTGCTTTCGCAGTGCAAAGTGGATGATTACAAAGAGAGCTTGAAGCAGCTGGAGGCAGTGGAGAAGCAGTTGCCCACCTGGAAGGTTAATTATCAGAAGCTCCTTCAGGATGCAGAGGCCAAGAAGCAGGAACTCGCTCTTTGTGAACAGCGGTACGAGGAAAGAAACCAGGAAAACGATGCCGAGAATCACAAGCTGCAAAACGAACTCAAACAGCTGCAGGTTGATGTTGAGGATCGCAAGAAACGTCTGGAGGATCTGAATAATCACTTGATCGAGCTAGACCAGCGAAATTTGGAGCAAGATCAGTTATATGCCATATTAAGTGAGCAAATCCATGAGGCTCTCGGCCAAAACTGGCAGACGAATTCCACTTAA